GGCTTCTTCCCTTGATTATTGGCTCCGGGTTGGGGTTCCCATCTCACATCAGACCCCTGAATAGAGAAGAGGATGGACCTGCAGTCTGATATCTATGGAGGAGTTCTGGCCGCAGTCTGACTTGACCCTGAGAGGGACCTGAGCTGTGCCCAAATCTTGGGGTTTTGGTGGTTGCCTAGGGAAATGTGGCAAAGCCTAGCCTAGGGAAATGTGGCAAAGCCTAGCCTAGGCTGCCTGTGCTGGGGTATAGCACCTTCTTGGCTCATGATGCAGAGTGTCAGTCAAGTAGTCAAGTCCTCCCCTAGGTCTTCCTCTCCAGTGCTTCTCTCACAGCACATCACTTAGCCCAGGGAACAGGGAGCTAGCACCAGAACAAAAGAAGGAACTTTGAAGAGGAGGGTGGAAGAGAGAACCCAGATGTCTCTGCCAGGTGCCCAGTCCTTTCTGGAAGCCCTTTAGAGACAGGTTTTAACCTGACTACAACAAGGGTAGAGTTGGGAGAGGAGCCAAACACTGTCATTAGAGCTGCTGCAGCCCAGATGGAATGTTCCCCAGGTTTCTTAGTGTGCCCTGCAGAGCTGATGCAGCAGGAGTGCTGTGGGTACATGTGCCTGATGAGCCACCATAAGGGTATTGTCCATGTGTATGAGACAGAAGTAGAGTTGATGGGGTTGTGGACAGAGGGGAGTATGAGTATGAGAGAGGCCTGATGAAGCAGTGAGGCCCTGTGTCTCTGTGCAGTGATACCCTGGTCCCAGAGAGGTCATCCCAGAAATGGGATGGCCCCTAGCCCAATTTCTTGGAGCAAATtcttggggctgggggagagggaaggagagggaggagccAGAACCTGTTCTTTGGAGGAGGAAGTAGGGCGGGTTCAGCAGAGGACTTTGTCCAatcatgaggaggaggaggagccatcAGAGCCTGGTGGTTGCTAGGTGACTGAGGAGCAGTGTCTCCACCCCTAGTGGAGCAGAGGAGGGTGGGTGCATGACGTCAGGTGGAGCTGCTGCTGCGGCCACTGAGGCTGCCATCAGCCTAAGCTGGCGAACTAGGCCGGGTACCTCTCCGGTGCCTGCCGGAGCCTGGCTGTCCCCACTGCGCACCTGTGGGGGCTTCTGCATCTGAGCTGCAGCCATTTGCCAGCTGGGAAGCTGCCGGTCTGGGAAGCTGAGGCTGCATTGTTGGGATTTGATGCACTAATCTCCTGTCTCCGCCGCCTTTCCCTCTGTTCGGTCtctttccccccaccctccctccctccctccatctgtcCTTCCTCTGTGTTTGTCCATCTTcctctgtccttccttctctcctctcctggctttctttggttttctgcaaTGATGAGACAGGCACCGACAGCCCGAAAGGTACTCTTGCTTGCTCTGGTCCTGCTGCTGGGTTGCCAGCGTGATGGTGGCGGCAggctgctggggtgggggtgggggctgatTGACTTCCTCTGTCTACCTGGTTGGGGGAAGAGGATGGTGATGaaagtggggggcagggagaggtgtGTGTCACTGCCATGGCCCACACCCTGGGCATTTGCTCCCTGGACTGCCTGCTTTTGGCTTTGAATCTGTGTTCTGGGCCTTGTACCCAGTGGCCTCACAGGCTTGGGCTTCAGGCAGCTTTTGCTGCAAACTGGCTCTGGATGCATTTCCTATGAGAGAATCTTGGGAAGCAGGTCCAGATGTCTTTGTGCCTCTAGCAGGCCTACCTCACCCAGCCTTTGCTAGAATGACTCTTGGTTGTAATACCAGCATCCCTGCCCCACTGGGGTTTGTGTCAGGGGTCTTTCCCTAGAATAGTTTTTGATACACAGCGATGGAGGCTTAGCCCAGGGTAGTAGAGGTGGGCGTTGGTCTCGTTGGGAGACCTAGAAGCAGGGCCCAGGCCAAATCTTGCCTTTGccagaactatgagacactgGGTATCAGGAACATTATTTGGGAGTTGGAGTTAATCATCTGTATCACTTTGCAGTAACCTGAGGGGTTTCTGGATTTGGTTTAGGGCAGTAGTTTCCCTATGCTgctgcccaccctccccctctTTTCTTGCAGCTGGGTGGGGTTACTTTGCTGAGCTCTGGGCTTCTGCCTCATGCAGTATTCATGGTCCTGACACCTGAGCCCTCTGCCCTGGGGAAGGGAATTGCTACCGGAACTGgtcctggggaagggggtgggggtggggtataCAGTAGCGCTGTTCTGCCTTGGGGGCCTGATCTCCCTCTGCTGGGTTCATATCGCTCACTTCGGGCTCATATCATCATTCTTGTCACATGGTATTTCTAGGGAGTCCTCTGTGGAGTCTAGCACTTGAAGGAAGGGGCTGACCTGGGAAAGTCCTTGGGAGTGGTGGGTGGGCGGGGCTCTGGGCTAGAGTGGGAGAGGTTGTTGCAGGACTGGTCTTCTCTACCAGCTGCTGTGTTTGGTCTCCTGTGGTTCAGCCTAGGAGACAGGGACTTCCAGGATTTCCAGGGTGTCTGAAGGGGTGAGGTCTGCAAGGGTAGGACAAAAGTGGGAGAAGGAACTAACGGGAAATAGGAGTTCTGAGTTCCTCGAGTAGGAACGAGGTGATTCACTGGATgaaggggatgggatggggatgggggaggagtggTGGGACCGCTAACCGTAGCCTCATTTCTGTTGCTTCTGCTCTCATTGCTGTCCCTTTTGCTGTCTTTCTGCCATTATCCTTCCTTTCCTGACTACCTCTCCTCTGGCTCCTGTTGCCTGTCCAGACTACAACTCGGCGGCCCAAGGTGAGGAAAAACAGGCCTCTGTACAAGCTACTGCTGAGTGTACACACACTCATTTTAGGCATGTGCATGTATGTGGGCATGTGTATGAGCAAGTATAAGTTGGTCACAGTGTATCCTGGGTTCTCTTAAGGGGAGTGAGGGGACTGAGGGTAATGACAGGCCCCTCCGGGGAAAGTGACTTCCGGCTCTTAGGAGGGTGTCTGAGCCAGTAGCTTGAGTGCAGGAGAGAAACAAGAGTGGTTGTGGTTAATCAAGGTAGGCTTTCTTGAAGAAGGGCATTTAGACCAGCTTttgggggtgtgtgggggggggaggggcggggattGGAAGAAAGGTGAAAAAGAACTTGGCAGTGTAAATGTCAGGAGTTACGGAGGTGGGTGTATCTGTGAAAGGCTTTGGGCATGTGGTCTCTGAGTGTCAGCCCATCGGGAGAGCTTCAGGGCTCAGCACTGCAGGGAGGAGCACTGGGCAGGCCTGTCTGCTCCAGGGCCTCAGCTCCACAGGGGCCTGGGTAGTGTCATCTGATGAGAGCCCCTCTGtcttggagggagggaggtgacagATGGGTTGGCTGTACTGACCTTGTTTCAGAGGGGAACCAAGGATTACAACTTTCACCCTGGCTCTTTTACCTGCAGGCTACCCTGAAGTAGATCAAGGGAAGGAGAATCAGCTTGATTTAAAGAGCTGGGGGGCCTAGTACCCCCACTTTTAGCCCAGCCTTCTCTGGGAACATGAAAGTTAGAGATcaatctgttctttttctctgggaATGACACTGAGGCACTTTTTCCCTCTGGGGGAGGAGGGCACAGGCCCAGAGCAACAATGGGATTGGGAGTATTAAGAAATTGCTAGAATGATCACAAGTGGGTCACAAAAGGAATGGTCTGGGGAGTAAGGGATTCTGCTCTAAGGGGTTAGTGCCAGAGCTTGGAGGAATGTGGGGTCAGTGCCAAGGGAGGAGCATTGTAATcttatgtctttttccatcccttcctctcctgccatcctctcacccccaccctgccctggTCCTTTGTCACTATCTCTGACTGTGTCATTTTCGTTCTGCCCATCACTGTTTCTCTGTTCTCATTGTGCTTTGATACTCtctgcctttttccttttctgtcacttCCCTCACCATATTCTCATATTCTGTCTTACTCTCTTTCACCACCCCTCCCTGTCCCCTACACTTTTTCTGGTCTGCCCCTACCCTGTCTGAATAGCCCACCCGCCCAGCCAGCACTGGGGTAGCTGGGGCCAGTAGTTCCCTGGGCCCCTCTGGCTCAGCATCAGCAGGTGAGCTGAGCAGCAGTGAGCCCAGCACCCCAGCTCAGACTCCGCTGGCGGCACCCATCATCCCCACGCCAGCCCTCACCTCTCCTGGAGCAGCCCCACCGCTTCCTTCCCCGTCTAAGGTAAGGTCTGGGGTTGGAGTGAAGAAGAACCAAGACACGAAGGGGCCTATGACCCCTGGCAGGGTCTTCGAAGTTTCCCAGGGTTGGGGGAGACCCAGAACTTGGATTAGAAGAGTGGGGGACACAGCATATAGGTATCCCATCACTGACTAAGCTACCTTATACTCTCCGCCCTTCCACACTTTCCCCTTATGTATCAGGCTCTTCTCAGATGTTTGTATGCCACTTGCTTTGGCTCTGGGCCTGGAATGATGTCTGCACACATTCCTGTCCTTTCCACTCCAGCTCAGTCTTGATGGGGAAAACGGGGGAGGCTGTGCATAGACTGAAGGGTCTCTCctttgcaggaggaggaggggctgagggCCCAAGTGCGGGACCTGGAGGAGAAACTGGAGACCCTGCGACTGAAACGTGCAGAAGACAAGGCAAAGCTAAAAGAGCTGGAGAAACACAAGATTCAGCTGGAGCAGGTGCAGGAATGGAAAAGCAAAATGCAGGAGCAGCAGGCAGACCTGCAGCGACGCCTCAAAGAGGCTCGGAAGGTGGGACTTGGGATGAAGAGGGTGTCTGGGGAGGCACAGGGCCCAAGGAAGTGTACTGGAAGCTGAAACTGGAGCCTGGAATGTCCTGTGAGAAAGGGTGCATGAGGCAGCTCTGTGCTTGTACCCCAACCAACCTCCACTCCTCTTCAGGAAGCCAAGGAGGCACTAGAGGCAAAGGAACGCTACATGGAGGAGATGGCTGACACTGCTGATGCCATCGAGATGGCCACTCTGGATAAGGAGATGGCTGAAGAGCGGGCTGAGTCTCTACAGCAAGAGGTGGAGGCGCTGAAGGAGCGTGTGGACGAGCTCACCACTGACTTGGAGATCCTCAAGGCTGAGATTGAAGAGAAGGGTAAGGGACCAGGAGCTGCTGGAGGCCAAACGGTGGGGTTGGAACTTTGTCTGAAAGTATTAATGGTTTTCCCCAGGCTCAGATGGCGCTGCGTCCAGTTACCAGCTCAAGCAGCTTGAGGAGCAGAACGCCCGCCTAAAGGATGCCCTAGTGAGGTAGGGTCCTCTCGCTGCGCGGCTCACTCTCCTGCCTCCAAATGTGTTAGAGCACCCACCACCTGGTGACTCTGACACACgcgctctcttctctctccccattttCCCACAGAATGCGGGATCTTTCTTCCTCTGAGAAGCAGGAGCATGTGAAACTCCAGAAGCTCATGGAAAAGAAGAACCAAGAGCTGGAAGTTGTGAGGCAACAGCGGGAGCGTCTGCAGGAGGAGCTGAGCCAGGCAGAGAGCACCATTGATGAGCTCAAGGAGCAGGTCTGGGGAGCCCAGCGCCTTGCCCAGAGCACCTCCACTGACTCGCTTTTTGGTGCCTTCTGTTTCTAGGCACCTTTCAGCCCTTCTCCTTGTTCCCTCTCTGTAACACAGGTGGATGCTGCTCTGGGTGCTGAGGAGATGGTGGAGATGCTGACAGACCGGAACCTGAATCTGGAAGAGAAAGTGCGGGAATTGAGAGAAACCGTGGGGGACTTGGTAAGAGAAGAGCAGACTCTGACTTATGACCCTGATGGAGGGTTTTGGAAGTGACTTGCTGAGAGAAGGGCTGACATGTGATCCCTGACCTTTGAGTAGGAGGCGTGGTGAGTGAACCCACCCTGGCCTGCTACCCTGACTCTGACTTTCCTTTGCCTCAACTCCCCTGTGGCCTCCCAGGAAGCAATGAATGAAATGAACGATGAGCTGCAGGAGAATGCACGTGAGACAGAACTGGAGCTTCGGGAGCAGCTGGATATGGCGGGTGCACGGGTGCGAGAGGCCCAGAAGCGTGTGGAGGCGGCCCAGGAGACAGTTGCGGACTATCAGCAGACCATCAAGAAGTATCGCCAGCTGACCGCCCACCTGCAGGTGCCTGCTTACCCGCTACTCTCTGCCCACCATCTCCCCAGGGCTCCCTGAGGACCCAGCTGTGCCTCATTGTCCGTCCCTGTTCCCAGGATGTGAACCGGGAACTGACAAACCAGCAGGAAGCATCTGTGGAGAGGCAGCAGCAGCCACCACCAGAGACTTTTGACTTCAAAATCAAGTTTGCTGAGACTAAGGCCCATGCCAAGGTCAGGAAAGTGGGTGGGTCGCAGAGGACTGAGTGTTGGGTACCCCAGCCTGGGTGTGGCGGTGGGCTGATCTGGTGTGGGGTTCTGGGCTTCACCTTCCTGGATGGGGGGGTGCTTTGTGTGGTGGTTTGGAAGACTCCTGGCCTGGGCCTGTCCTAGAAGCGGGGGACGTGGTGGAGCACGGCATGGTGGTTATGAGGCTCTCTGCAGCCTGGCTGAGAGCCCACCTCCCTGTCTACCTCACAGGCAATTGAGATGGAATTGAGGCAGATGGAGGTGGCACAGGCCAACCGGCACATGTCCCTGCTGACAGCCTTCATGCCTGACAGCTTCCTTCGGCCAGGTGGGGACCACGACTGCGTCCTGGTGCTGCTGCTCATGCCTCGTCTCATTTGCAAGGTATGGTCTATCAGTCACGTGCCCAGCAGGAATCTGTTGAACTTGCTGTGAACCAGGCATTGAGGATGCCACGTGAAGGTAACAGTCATTGTCCCTGCTCACAGAGTTTATGACGTAGTGGAGGAACACAGTCAACAAAGTCACAGATGGGTGTATATTACAGACGGCATGTTGTGAAGGGGAGGTAGCGTTTTTGAGAGAGCACGGTCGGAGAGCTGATTTAGATAGAGGGATGTCACTGAAGGCATGACATTTGAGGCGAGACTTAGAAGATGACTAGGAGTTAGTGGGGAGGTAATTGTCAGGATAGCATTCTAGGTAGAAAGGTAGCAGGAGCAGCAGCTTTAAGGTGGGAAAGAGCTTGGTCCCACTGGTCCTGCCACCCTTTCATCCCCACATCCCAAATCTTCATAACCACCAGTAATCACATCATTACCCTTTCCCCATGTGATAGTCCCTGCCCATCTAAGAGCTGTTTCTGCTTTCTCCCCCATGTATCCATGCCCCCTACATAGTTGCTCAGCTCTCTATATTCCTGAGTCTGTGTTCTCCATCCTCTGCTCTGAGCCCCAGGTCTCTGGTGCTTCTTCCCACAGGCAGAGCTAATCCGGAAGCAGGCCCAGGAGAAGTTTGAACTAAGTGAGAACTGTTCAGAGCGGCCAGGACTTCGAGGAGCTGTGGGGGAGCAGCTCAGCTTTGCTGCTGGGCTGGTGTATTCGCTGAGTTTGCTGCAGGCCACACTCCACCGTTATGAGCAGTAAGTAACCCCTGACCTCTACTCCAGGGCCCCGGGTCCGAGATTGGCTGGAACTGAGATTGCCTGGTAGACCCTGGCCTCACAGGGCCCTTCTCTGGTCTCTAGTGCCCTCTCTCAGTGCAGTGTGGACGTGTATAAGAAGGTGGGCAGCCTCTACCCTGAGATGAGTGCCCACGAACGCTCCTTGGATTTTCTCATTGAGCTGCTGCACAAGGATCAGCTGGACGAGACTGTCAACGTAGAGCCTCTCACCAAAGCCATCAAGTACTACCAGGTCTGGGGCGAGAATTCAGCCTTggcacaggagggagggagggtttcTCTTGCTGGAGGCTGTTGCAGTGTAGCCAAGGTTGTATGTCCCAGGCTGATGGCTTGAGGCTCGTAGATGGACTCACCTTAGGATGCAGCTCCTTGAGGGTTTTGGATGCTCTCATACCTCTGGAGCCCCGTGATGACAGGGTCAAATTGCAGTTTGGGAAGAATTCTCCATTCTTCCAAGGCCTAAAGACTGTCTGTTTCTTTGCCATCCCTCCTCAGCATCTGTACAGCATCCACCTCTCTGAACAACCGGAGGACAGTACCATACAGCTGGCTGACCACATTAAGGTGAGGTGTCTGGGCCAGTGGTTGAGCCCCTTATAGAGATCAGAAATGGAAGACATCAGATCACACCCTCAAGGGGTGTCACATAAGACTGGAACAGGGTCACTAAGGCCAGATCAGGGAAGCCAGAGGACCCACTTATGGATGGGGGCCAGCTGAGGGCGGAGACTTCTTAGAGATGGTGATGGGGCAGAAGGACTCCTGTTGGGGGCTGACAATGACCTGCTTCTGTCCTCACAGTTCACCCAGAGTGCCCTGGACTGCATGAGTGTGGAAGTGGGACGGCTGCGGGCCTTCTTGCAGGTGAGAGCACAACTAGATCTATTTGAGCTCCTCTTCCTTTTTagtccccacctccctgccccagccctaatgctgaCTTGGCTCTCCATCTGTTTCCTATTCCCTGAGTAGGGTGGGCAGGAGGCTTCAGATATTGCCCTCCTGCTCCGGGACCTGGAAACTTCATGCAGTGATATCCGCCAGTTCTGCAAGAAGATCCGGAGGCGAATGCCAGGGACAGATGCTCCTGGGATCCCAGCTGCACTGGCCTTTGGACCACAGGTTTGGGCTGTGAAGGGGGACAGGAAGGAAGCCAAGTAGAACCAGGAGGGGCCCGGCATGTCAAGATCTGGATATGGTCAGGGGACAAGAATGGTTTTGAGGGAGCTGGGAGCTGTGGTGCTGGGCCCAGAGTGGGCTCCTGACTCTGGCCTGTTGCACAGGTATCCGACACACTCCTAGACTGCAGGAAACACCTGACGTGGGTGGTGGCTGTGCTGCAGGAGGTGGCCGCTGCTGCTGCCCAGCTCATTGCCCCACTGGCAGAGAATGAAGGCCTGCCTGTGGCTGCCCTGGAGGAGCTGGCTTTCAAAGCAGGCGAGCAGGTGAGCTGGGATGGCTGGGCAGAAGGTGGTGATGGGGGAGTCAGGTGGCCAGTGTGGGGTTTTCACTACTGCCCTTGGCACCTGCAGATCTACGGGACCCCCTCCAGCAGCCCCTATGAGTGTCTGCGCcagtcatgcaacatcttgatcaGTACCATGAACAAGTTGGCCACAGCCATGCAGGAGGGAGAGTATGATGCAGAACGGCCCCCTAGCAAGGTGAGTGGGGTAGCTCCTTGGAGGGGCTCCAGGGGCCTGGAGGAGCAGGACTTGGAGAGCTGCTGCTAATTGTGGAAGGGAGGGCTGGGCGGCAGCAGGAAGGAATCTGGGGAGCACCATCCTGCTTAGACGGCAAGGAGAAGATTTTCCCTTTGGATCTCTGAAAGGAGTGCCTTGACCTCCTCTCCCTATCCCTGCCCTCTGCCTCCTGTCCCTACCCTTAGCCTCCCCCAGTTGAGCTGCGGGCTGCAGCCCTTCGTGCAGAGATCACAGATGCTGAAGGCCTGGGCTTGAAGCTTGAAGATCGAGAGACAGTTATCAAGGAGTTGAAGAAGTCACTCAAGATCAAGGTGAGGATAGGGAAGGCTCTGGATCTGGGGGGCCAGGAAATAGCATGGGGCACAGGGAAGCAGTGAGCGTTGGTGATCATAACTGAGGGGGGCTGGGGGTTGAGTGGGGAGAAGTGGCACCTGTGATCAGTGGGAGTTCTCGTGGGCCCTCAGGAAGCTTTCTATTTCATGGTCTATCCCAGGTCTCTGGGGGGCCATGGGAGGGTGTAAGGGAACTAGACGCTCTCTGCCCTCGTCCAGGGGGAAGAGCTCAGTGAGGCCAATGTGCGGCTGAGCCTCCTGGAGAAGAAGCTGGACAGTGCAGCCAAGGATGCAGATGAGCGCATCGAGAAAGTCCAGACTCGGCTGGAGGAGACCCAGGCGCTGCTGCGGAAGAAAGAGAAGTCAGGCACCTTCCCAGGCCCCTGCtcactccacccctccctcctgccagcAGCTCCCTGCCGCCTAGCCCAGGGCCTCTTGCAGTGAGACTCCCCAGGGGGACAGATCCCATCTTCCTTCCCAACTGACATCCCCATCGTGTCATCCCAATCTGAGCCTCTTCTGCCCCTGGCTCCTCACCAGTAGGGCTACTCCAAGGACTCAGTTAGGACTGAGAAGGGGGGGTGGGGCCATGGGGGAAGGGACACTGTCCAAGCCCAGATTCTCTTTCACAGAGAGTTTGAGGAGACGATGGATGCACTTCAGGCTGACATTGACCAGCTGGAAGCAGAGAAAGCAGAGTTAAAGCAGCGATTGAACAGCCAGTCCAAGCGCACGATCGAGGGGCTCCGGGGTCCCCCTCCCTCGGGTATTGCTACCCTGGTGTCTGGCATTGCTGGTGGTGAGTGCGGTGGAACAGGCAGCACTAGCCCAGAGGAAATTGAACGGCCCCGCTCCTGCCCTTGGCTTCAGTTTGACTTCTGCCGCCCTCTTTTCCCCCTGGATATTCAACCAGGAACATGCTTGCCCAGTTTCACTCtgtggcaactttttttttttttttaatgaatttatttatttatttttggctgcattgggtcttccttgctgcgcgcaggcttctcattgcagtggcttttcttgtggagcatgggctctaggcgcgcgggcttcggtagttgtggctcgcgggctctagagcacaggctcagtagttgtggcgcgtgggctttgttgttccgtggcatgtgggatcttcctggaccggggatcaaacccatgtcccctgcattggcaggtggattcttaaccactgcgccaccagggaagccctctggcaACTTTCACcaagtttttacttctccttgaAGATATGTGCAGAGTTCTGACCAAGGTGGGGCAGTGGGGCAGTGGGGCCTTACCAGGTTGTTGGTGAAGCTCAGAATTACAGTGATAGTTGGACTCTAGTAGATGTCCCTTCTGGGTCTACAGTCTGGCTTTTCTGTCCCAGCCCTGTATTCCAGAGGGTCATCAGCCTGCAGCAGTGGATGGTGCTTGCTCTTGATTCCTCCTCTGCTTGGGCACTGCATTTTTTCTTCCCCACTGAGTTCACGTGGCTTCACCCTATAGAGTGGTTGTCTCTTCCATTACTGAATTCTCCCAGTTTCACTTGGGGCTTGTGTTCTGACCTTTGCCTGGTCTCTTAGTGTGGTCAGGGCTCCTTATCTGGAGTTTTACTGGCTTCCAGGCCTAATCtccttagtttcctgaccaaggAGGCGGCCACCACCATGTTAGTTCTCATCTACCATGTAGTTTGGTTTTTGTTCTCTCTTCAGTTTCTTACTTACTCTTCTCACCTCCAGAAGACAAACTCCTTGTAATGGAATTAAACCCTCAGGATCTCTAGATCTCCCCTGCTGTGCTTGCCTTGTCAGCTGGCCTCACCTAGGGTCTTGTCCTCATCAAAGCCGCCATCACTGGTGCCGCTTGACCCTGAAAGTGACCAAGCGTCTTCTTGACTTTAGACTCCTGTGGTGCAGACGGCTCCATGTTCCTTGGGAGGGGAGTCTCCAGAATTACCGCACTGCGTTGTTTTAGCATAGGCTCTTTAAACAAATATTGGTTCTCAGTTTATAAAACTTCACACCAAAAAGAGGGTGACTTTTGTCTCAGAGCACTGGGGAACCTGAGGAACATGGGAATGTGTCTACATCCTCAACTTAAGTTTTGCTGCTGGGGAGCACTAAGGGTGCAGACATATCAGGGTTTCAGGAGTGTTCCGTCTGCCCTTCTGGGAGCTGGAGTCTGAGGCAGGGAGGCAAGAATGGCCTCAAGTGCTTCCTCCAGCGCACACTCCCGCTGCCACTCTTCCTCACGTGTTGCACCCTGTATCGTGGCCTGGCTCCCCTTTTCTGTCTTTCACACATATTTCCTCTTTCCCCAAAAGTAGAGGCAGGGTCTTGTTAGAGAAGGtgatcaggaaaaaaatcttcctgcATGCCCAGGATTCCTCTGGTATGTCCCCCTCACTCCCAAATCATCTAAttgctctctcctcttttcctgcTCCCCCATGGGCTATCCTGAGCACAGAAGAACAGCAGCGAGGTAGAGACCCATCCTGGTGGGGAGTTAACAGGGCTGGTGGGAAttggggctgggggagcagggTGAGACTGCCCCCGTGGGAGCAATCACGACTGGAGGTAGGAGGGGGTAAGGAAAGGGGATGACTAGGGATGGAGCCCATCTTCAGCCTTCTGCACCTGGGGCTCATGACATTTGTTATGGTACCCATAGGAGGTGCCTCTGGGCAGGCTCTGGGATctgtgccaggcccagggctggTGAAGGACTCACCACTGCTGC
This genomic stretch from Balaenoptera acutorostrata chromosome 12, mBalAcu1.1, whole genome shotgun sequence harbors:
- the DCTN1 gene encoding dynactin subunit 1 isoform X10: MMRQAPTARKTTTRRPKPTRPASTGVAGASSSLGPSGSASAGELSSSEPSTPAQTPLAAPIIPTPALTSPGAAPPLPSPSKEEEGLRAQVRDLEEKLETLRLKRAEDKAKLKELEKHKIQLEQVQEWKSKMQEQQADLQRRLKEARKEAKEALEAKERYMEEMADTADAIEMATLDKEMAEERAESLQQEVEALKERVDELTTDLEILKAEIEEKGSDGAASSYQLKQLEEQNARLKDALVRMRDLSSSEKQEHVKLQKLMEKKNQELEVVRQQRERLQEELSQAESTIDELKEQVDAALGAEEMVEMLTDRNLNLEEKVRELRETVGDLEAMNEMNDELQENARETELELREQLDMAGARVREAQKRVEAAQETVADYQQTIKKYRQLTAHLQDVNRELTNQQEASVERQQQPPPETFDFKIKFAETKAHAKAIEMELRQMEVAQANRHMSLLTAFMPDSFLRPGGDHDCVLVLLLMPRLICKAELIRKQAQEKFELSENCSERPGLRGAVGEQLSFAAGLVYSLSLLQATLHRYEHALSQCSVDVYKKVGSLYPEMSAHERSLDFLIELLHKDQLDETVNVEPLTKAIKYYQHLYSIHLSEQPEDSTIQLADHIKFTQSALDCMSVEVGRLRAFLQGGQEASDIALLLRDLETSCSDIRQFCKKIRRRMPGTDAPGIPAALAFGPQVSDTLLDCRKHLTWVVAVLQEVAAAAAQLIAPLAENEGLPVAALEELAFKAGEQIYGTPSSSPYECLRQSCNILISTMNKLATAMQEGEYDAERPPSKPPPVELRAAALRAEITDAEGLGLKLEDRETVIKELKKSLKIKGEELSEANVRLSLLEKKLDSAAKDADERIEKVQTRLEETQALLRKKEKEFEETMDALQADIDQLEAEKAELKQRLNSQSKRTIEGLRGPPPSGIATLVSGIAGGGASGQALGSVPGPGLVKDSPLLLQQISAMRLHISQLQHENSILKGAQMKASLAALPPLHVAKLSLLPREGPGSDLAAGVLYRKTNQLLETLNQLSTHTHVVDITRTSPAAKSPSAQLLEQVAQLKSLSDTIEKLKDEVLKETVSQRPGATVPTDFATFPSSAFLRAKEEQQDDTVYMGKVTFSCAAGLGQRHRLVLTQEQLHQLHGRLIS
- the DCTN1 gene encoding dynactin subunit 1 isoform X2, with amino-acid sequence MAQSKRHVYSRTPSGNRMSAEASARPLRVGSRVEVIGKGYRGTVAYVGATLFATGKWVGVILDEAKGKNDGTVQGRKYFTCDEGHGIFVRQSQIQVFEDGADTTSPETPDSSASKVLRREGTDSNAKTSKLRGLKPKKAPTARKTTTRRPKPTRPASTGVAGASSSLGPSGSASAGELSSSEPSTPAQTPLAAPIIPTPALTSPGAAPPLPSPSKEEEGLRAQVRDLEEKLETLRLKRAEDKAKLKELEKHKIQLEQVQEWKSKMQEQQADLQRRLKEARKEAKEALEAKERYMEEMADTADAIEMATLDKEMAEERAESLQQEVEALKERVDELTTDLEILKAEIEEKGSDGAASSYQLKQLEEQNARLKDALVRMRDLSSSEKQEHVKLQKLMEKKNQELEVVRQQRERLQEELSQAESTIDELKEQVDAALGAEEMVEMLTDRNLNLEEKVRELRETVGDLEAMNEMNDELQENARETELELREQLDMAGARVREAQKRVEAAQETVADYQQTIKKYRQLTAHLQDVNRELTNQQEASVERQQQPPPETFDFKIKFAETKAHAKAIEMELRQMEVAQANRHMSLLTAFMPDSFLRPGGDHDCVLVLLLMPRLICKAELIRKQAQEKFELSENCSERPGLRGAVGEQLSFAAGLVYSLSLLQATLHRYEHALSQCSVDVYKKVGSLYPEMSAHERSLDFLIELLHKDQLDETVNVEPLTKAIKYYQHLYSIHLSEQPEDSTIQLADHIKFTQSALDCMSVEVGRLRAFLQGGQEASDIALLLRDLETSCSDIRQFCKKIRRRMPGTDAPGIPAALAFGPQVSDTLLDCRKHLTWVVAVLQEVAAAAAQLIAPLAENEGLPVAALEELAFKAGEQIYGTPSSSPYECLRQSCNILISTMNKLATAMQEGEYDAERPPSKPPPVELRAAALRAEITDAEGLGLKLEDRETVIKELKKSLKIKGEELSEANVRLSLLEKKLDSAAKDADERIEKVQTRLEETQALLRKKEKEFEETMDALQADIDQLEAEKAELKQRLNSQSKRTIEGLRGPPPSGIATLVSGIAGGGASGQALGSVPGPGLVKDSPLLLQQISAMRLHISQLQHENSILKGAQMKASLAALPPLHVAKLSLLPREGPGSDLAAGVLYRKTNQLLETLNQLSTHTHVVDITRTSPAAKSPSAQLLEQVAQLKSLSDTIEKLKDEVLKETVSQRPGATVPTDFATFPSSAFLRAKEEQQDDTVYMGKVTFSCAAGLGQRHRLVLTQEQLHQLHGRLIS